From the Acidimicrobiales bacterium genome, the window CCAGTCGAGCCCCCGGTGGCGGATCGGCTGCTCGACGAGGTGGTAGCTGGCCAGCGAGGCACCGAGGGTCAGGGCGCTGCGCAGCGCGAAGAGGGCCGGTTCGCCGAGCCCGGTGGACTCGGCGGTCACCCACACGGTGATCGGCCAGTGCCAGAGGTAGACGCCGTAGGAGATCAGCCCCATCCCCACGAGCGGACGGACACCGAGGACCCGGGCCAGCGGGTTGCGGCCCCCTTGGCCGGCTCCGAGGAGCACCGCCCCGAAGACGAGGGCGATCACGGCGTAGCCGCCCGCGTACAGCCACTCGTCGGAGGTCTCGACCCGGAACGTGGCCACGAGCAGGGCGACCACCCCGAGCGAGCCGAGGGCGATGACCGGGATCCTCCACGGACCGGGCACCTGGGGTCGGCCGGCGGTCACGGCGCCGATGGCGGCGCCGACGAGGATCATGAAGACCCTCGTGTCGGTGCCGTAGTAGAGCCGGTCGAGGTCGGCCCCGTTGCGGTACAGCGCCACCATCCAGCCGGCCGAGGCGACGGCCAGCACCGCGGACACCACCGCCAGGGCCGGACGCACCGACGGGTGGCCGTGGCGACCTCGCGCCCCGAACCGGCGGACCGCCGCGGCGGTGGCGAGGGCCACCAGCGGCCACAGGACGTAGAACTGCTCCTCGATGGCGAGCGACCACATGTGGCGCAGCGGGCTCGGATCGCTCTGGATGAACTGCATCACGTAGGACTGGCCGCTGGCGATGAAGCGCCAGTTGGCCACGTAGAAGAGCGATGCCAACCCGTCGAGGCCGAGTTGGTGGTTCTCGCTCGGCGTGGCGAAGACGAGCCCGTGCACGGCGACGACGGCGAGGACGAGCAGCAGCGCGGGGAAGAGCCGGCGGGCCCGGCGGATCCAGAACCGGCCGAGGGCGATCCCCCCGTTCGAGTCCCACTCCGACACCAGCAGGCTGGTGATGAGGAAGCCGCTGAGCAGGAAGAACAGGTCGACGCCGAGGAACCCGCCCGGGGTCGCGCCGGGGGTGAAGTGGGACAGCACGACCACCACGACGGCCAGCCCCCGGAGGCCGTCGAGGGCGCGCAGGTGGGGGAAGCGCGCCGGCGTCGGGGTGGCCGGTTCCGAGGTGGTCGGCGGCTCCGGGTCGGGCGTCGTCGGATCGCCGGTGAGCGTGGTGGGGGGCGAGCTCATGAGGTCGGTCGAGGTTACCGGGGCGACCGGGGCCGGTCCCAGGCGGCACCCGGCCGGCCGGGCGGGATCGTCAGCCGGCGAAGGCCTCGGTGAGCACCTCGGGGACCGCGCTGGGCCCGTCGAGCGTGTGGCACCGCGCGCCCACCGCCGCGGCCAGGCGCCGGGCGTCCTCGGCGTCGTCGGTGGGCGCCACCAGCACGAGCTCGTCGAGCGCGGCCGCCGCCGCCGTCGGGTCGTCGCCGAGGGTGGCCCGGGCGTCGGACAGGACGACGGCGACGCGCCGCGCCGCGGTCGAGCGGTCGAGCTGCTCCCTGGCGGCGCGCAGCGCGGCGGCGAGGTCGGTCGGGCCGTGGCCGCGCAGGCAGAACAGGTCGTCGACGACCTCCTCCACCGGCCGGGCCGATCCTTGTGGCGCCAGCACGACGACCCGCTCGGCGAAGGCCAGGACCGACGTGTCGAGGGGGGAGCGCCACCTGCACGCCGCGGCGGCCATGGCCGCCGTGGCCAGCCGGGCACCGCCCATCGAGCCCGACCGGTCGACCACGAGGCAGACGGCCAGCTCGGGACGTCCCCACTCGCGCGCCCGCAGGTCCGCGAGGTTCGGTGCGCTGCCGGTGGCACGGGCGTCGACCAGCGCGTCGATCGACCGGTCGAGGTCGACGTCGGCGAGGGCGCGATCGGCGGCCACGTCGCGCAGCCGTCCCACGCCTCGGCGGCGCACCGCGCCGGTGCGACCGAGGTCCACGACGAGGCGACCGGCCAGTCGGCGGGCCGTGGCCCTCAGGCGCTCGTCGGTGGCGCCGGTCAGCTCGGCGAGCAGGGTCAGGGCGGCGTCGGGGTCGTCGGCGAAGGCGTCGTCGAGGGCGGCCTCGTCCAGGACGCCCACCTCGGGGGAGACCTCTGCGAAGTGAGGTCGGCGGGCCAGCTCCCGGCGGGACGTCGTGCGCCGCCGGGCCTCGTCGACGGCCTCGCGGCCCGCAGCGCCCTCGTCGACCCGGTCGTCCCCCGTGCCACCCCCCGCGTGGGGGGTCAGGCTTTTCCCGCGTCGGCGCGGCCGCTCCCGGTGTCCGGGCGGGTCGTGCCGCCCCCGTCGGGGTCGGCGGCCGACGCCGCCCACAGCTCGCGGACCAGGTCCTCGGCGCTGCGGCCGCACCCCTCCCGCATGCGGATCCGACCCGAGAGCGCCGCCAGGGCGGCGTCGAGGCCGGTGGCGTCGTCGTCGGAGCCGGTGCTCCGGAGGGCGGCGAGGCGATCGGCCACCGTCACGAGGTCGATGGCCCCCCGCACCGAGGAACCGACCCGCACGTCGGGGTGGTCACGTGTCGCCCGCACCACGCGAACCGCCCGTCGCACCAGCGGCTCGACCGCCGTGGGATCGGCCCGGCGGACGATCTCGCGTTCCGCGTCCTCGTCCTGGTAGCCCATGGCCACCCGGCACACCCGGTCGTAGACCGCCGAGGAGATGCGGGCGGTGCCGATGGCGTCGAAGGGGTTCATGGCGGCCACCACCCGGAACCCCGGCGCCGCCTCGACCCGGCCGAGCCGCGGGACGTGGAGCTCGCCCTCGCTCATGGCGGTGATGACGACGTTCAGCGTCTCCTCGGGGACCCGGTTGATCTCCTCGAGGTAGAGCAGGGCCCCGGTGCGCATCGCGTCGATCAGCGGGCCGTCGAGGAACACCTCGGGCCGGTAGCCCTCGGCCAGCACCCGGGCCGGATCGAAGGATCCGGTCAGGCGGGCCGGGGTCAGCTCGGCGTTGCCCTCGACGAACACGAGGTCGAGGCCGGCCGCGCCGGCCAGCGCCCTCAACAGGGTGGACTTGCCGGTGCCGGGGGGACCCTCGAGGAGGACGTGGCGTTCGGCGGCGAGGGCGGCGAGCACGACCTCGATCTCGGGGCGTCGCCCGACCATGGTGGCGTCGAGGTCGTCGACGACGGCCTTCGTGAGGGCGATGCCGGTCGGGGCGGCCGGCGGCTCCTCCGGCGCGCTCACGGGCGGAACCCGCCGTCGACGTCGAGCACGGCGCCCGTGAGCGCTCCCGGGGCGTCGGTGCACAACCAGGCGATGGTGGCGGCGATCTCGTCGGGGTCGATGGCCCGCTGGATGCGGGTCTGGCGAGCGAACGACCCGGGCTCGGACAGCCCGTAGATAACCGCGCTGGCGTGGAGCATCTCGGTCATCGTCGACCCCGGGGCCACGGCGTTGGCCGTCACGCCGGTGGGGCCCAACTCGGCGGCGAGGGCCTTCACCAGCCCGGCCACGCCGTGCTTCGACGCGCTGTAGGCGGCCAGGCTGGGCAGGCCGTGGTGGGCGGCGCTCGAGGCCACGGCCACGAAGCGACCCCGGCGCGGCTCCGGGCGGGCCAGCAGGTGCGGCACACCGGCCCGGGCCAGGTGGAACACACCGGTGAGGTTCACGTCGATCATGGCGTGCCACGCGGCGTCGTCGGTCTCCCAGGTCGGCGGCCCGCCCGCCACCGCGCCGGCGGCGGCGACGAGCGCGTCGATGCGGCCGTGGGTCTCCGCGACGGCGTCGACGACGGCGCCGAGGGCGGCGGCGTCGCGGACGTCGACGGCATGGGCTTCGGCGGCGGGCCCGCACCTCTGCGCGGCGGCGTCGAGCTCGGCCCGCGTGGCCGGTCGGTAGGGCCCGGGAAGGTCGGTGGCGCCGGGCTCCGCGGAGCCGGCGGCCAGATCGAGGAGGGCGACGCGCCAGCCGGCGGCCACGAGGCGCGAGCCGGTGGCCGCGCCCATCCCCCGCGCCCCGCCGGTGATGACGGCCACCGGCGCCGAATCGGGACCGGTCACGGGTGGAAGGTGCAGGTCGGGGGCATCGCCCGGGGATCCTACGGCGACGGCGACCGCCGTCCCCCGTCCTCGCCGGTCGACGGTGCCCGGGGGTCGCGCGGGTGTTCGGAGCGTGACGGTACGGTGGCGGCGTGGCCGCCGCACCGAGCAACGAGCCCACCCGGCGCCGGCCGACCACGACGTCGAATTTCGGGGTGTCCCGGCGTGAGAGCCACGACGCCTCGGGCTTCTACGGACGCTTCCGGCCACCCGAGCTG encodes:
- a CDS encoding acyltransferase, producing the protein MSSPPTTLTGDPTTPDPEPPTTSEPATPTPARFPHLRALDGLRGLAVVVVVLSHFTPGATPGGFLGVDLFFLLSGFLITSLLVSEWDSNGGIALGRFWIRRARRLFPALLLVLAVVAVHGLVFATPSENHQLGLDGLASLFYVANWRFIASGQSYVMQFIQSDPSPLRHMWSLAIEEQFYVLWPLVALATAAAVRRFGARGRHGHPSVRPALAVVSAVLAVASAGWMVALYRNGADLDRLYYGTDTRVFMILVGAAIGAVTAGRPQVPGPWRIPVIALGSLGVVALLVATFRVETSDEWLYAGGYAVIALVFGAVLLGAGQGGRNPLARVLGVRPLVGMGLISYGVYLWHWPITVWVTAESTGLGEPALFALRSALTLGASLASYHLVEQPIRHRGLDWGGRRRLWVTPVAVAALSLGFLVPVIANPAIPVAPEGPAPSAQLVTTTGSYATSPRCDVAEPDVAPLSPDGTLTVTHIGNSLAGEVRPCLTDILGRRGVEMVTVNPPDFLLCDEAAAIREQATDPETRPDAAILFLFVAYDDRCGDPWHRTVDELVATWTSQGTHVFLVPSVSIPAGGMEELQPGIDLEVEHYGLLALADPQNVTLVDAGRFLRDVDGTYLWRMPCAGPDEAGCREDGTVPVRFVDGLHFCTDADFPARGCVRPEAAAGERRAATAIANTVIDVLGAKAAASAG
- a CDS encoding VWA domain-containing protein, which encodes MGVLDEAALDDAFADDPDAALTLLAELTGATDERLRATARRLAGRLVVDLGRTGAVRRRGVGRLRDVAADRALADVDLDRSIDALVDARATGSAPNLADLRAREWGRPELAVCLVVDRSGSMGGARLATAAMAAAACRWRSPLDTSVLAFAERVVVLAPQGSARPVEEVVDDLFCLRGHGPTDLAAALRAAREQLDRSTAARRVAVVLSDARATLGDDPTAAAAALDELVLVAPTDDAEDARRLAAAVGARCHTLDGPSAVPEVLTEAFAG
- a CDS encoding MoxR family ATPase gives rise to the protein MSAPEEPPAAPTGIALTKAVVDDLDATMVGRRPEIEVVLAALAAERHVLLEGPPGTGKSTLLRALAGAAGLDLVFVEGNAELTPARLTGSFDPARVLAEGYRPEVFLDGPLIDAMRTGALLYLEEINRVPEETLNVVITAMSEGELHVPRLGRVEAAPGFRVVAAMNPFDAIGTARISSAVYDRVCRVAMGYQDEDAEREIVRRADPTAVEPLVRRAVRVVRATRDHPDVRVGSSVRGAIDLVTVADRLAALRSTGSDDDATGLDAALAALSGRIRMREGCGRSAEDLVRELWAASAADPDGGGTTRPDTGSGRADAGKA
- a CDS encoding mycofactocin-coupled SDR family oxidoreductase is translated as MTGPDSAPVAVITGGARGMGAATGSRLVAAGWRVALLDLAAGSAEPGATDLPGPYRPATRAELDAAAQRCGPAAEAHAVDVRDAAALGAVVDAVAETHGRIDALVAAAGAVAGGPPTWETDDAAWHAMIDVNLTGVFHLARAGVPHLLARPEPRRGRFVAVASSAAHHGLPSLAAYSASKHGVAGLVKALAAELGPTGVTANAVAPGSTMTEMLHASAVIYGLSEPGSFARQTRIQRAIDPDEIAATIAWLCTDAPGALTGAVLDVDGGFRP